The following proteins come from a genomic window of Excalfactoria chinensis isolate bCotChi1 chromosome 6, bCotChi1.hap2, whole genome shotgun sequence:
- the LOC140254195 gene encoding microsomal triglyceride transfer protein large subunit-like, with amino-acid sequence MGRWAFLGYICLFCCSFLSTAKGSRWALSFQPGMLYQYHYALAVQLDSMAGPAPPGGWLRAQAVVRMHQLHRNSSGDELLQVQIQDLKALQEHEGAEGPPTDIALNKEVQAELQKPVFISWSGGKIKALYGDEKANTLITNLKRGVVSLLQLQLHSGTIVEEDASGSCQVTYTVSNHSIVKTKDLLSCTKPKIGHASVNKMFGIQWQPSSRSLYVVKDSLLQSVLAEESHALSLVLRSTTGIKISSRQELKLVSSTPGPAVADEQNLENMLAGTEGQRHPLAIASLPFRRSCTHCPSLRSYLKTFDSQRANMDVSKAATTWKFQRFIQMLRSAKKRDVLQLLKRAPEEMLPFVVEAAVAAQTVPALAALSDFLDFSKDPRSLLETFLYAAAFSPRPTKELLTLVLDKLDGKQMAPEVRDTGMVALGSLVRKMCQQQLCGLQEVEHSMETILTGLRSAEKEHETVTHLLALGNAQLPNTIPTLLEHAEKGPTAVAAAAISALRHFPAQHITSEVKKAMRRIFHEKRKSYEKTCRLAAAEILLDNTPLPMDVINILLATHQLETEAATFLLLKVQSSLHANHHPARKIMNDIMRDPRINNYNHFSKAGISSSFSGPLTVTKELLSTFGLDLLFLEGGLLRKSVSDFSLLSHDWHLRAAQVTIEAQGIESMLGENMLEGEEGPELMAGMSAIFFDVQLRPVIFFQGYTDLMAKVLLSTGEPTSVVKGNLLLMDHHQVIPLQSGLQAVIKLQGGLGLDISANMDVNIWEQELKTSINTRGSITIDFQAELDAPFLQTTLRSQSEAETSIYFDTNLRFSSSPVLMCLQLREEQVPYREIFTISTSAGNQSSTIRKGRQGTLPAREFALHQANSEMCHLLLTAEEGA; translated from the exons ATGGGACGATGGGCTTTTTTGGGCTACATCTGcctgttctgctgctccttcctgagCACAGCCAAAG GCAGCCGGTGGGCGCTTTCCTTCCAGCCGGGCATGCTGTATCAGTACCACTATGCTCTGGCTGTGCAGCTGGACTCCATGGCTGGCCCAGCCCCACCTGGGGGCTGGCTGCGGGCGCAGGCTGTGGTCAGGATGCATCAACTCCACAGAAACTCCAGCGGGGATGAGCTGCTCCAGGTGCAG ATCCAAGACCTGAAAGCCCTGCAGGAGCATGAAGGTGCTGAAGGTCCTCCCACTGACATTGCACTGAACAAGGAggtgcaggcagagctccaAAAGCCAGTTTTCATCTCCTGGAGTGGCGGGAAG ATCAAAGCCCTGTATGgggatgaaaaagcaaacaccCTGATCACCAACCTGAAGCGAGGTGTTGTCAgcctgctccagctccagctccactCTGGCACCATCGTGGAG GAAGACGCCTCTGGAAGCTGCCAGGTCACGTACACTGTGTCCAACCACTCCATTGTAAAGACAAAAGATCTCCTCAGCTGCACAAAGCCGAAAATAGGACATGCCTCTGTGAACAAA ATGTTTGGCATCCAGTGGCAGCCCTCCAGCAGAAGTCTGTATGTGGTGAAGGACAGCctgctgcagtcagtgctggcaGAGGAGAGCCATGCACTGTCCCTAGTCTTGAGGTCCACCACTGGCATCAAAATCAGCTCGAG GCAGGAGCTCAAGCTCGTGTCCTCAACACCAGGTCCAGCAGTGGCAGATGAACAGAACCTTGAGAATATGCTGGCTGGCACAGAGGGACAGCGCCACCCCCTGGCCATAGCCAGCCTGCCCTTCAGGAGGAGCTGCACACACTGCCCTTCG CTGAGGTCCTACCTGAAGACCTTTGACAGCCAGCGAGCCAACATGGATGTCTCGAAGGCAGCAACTACATGGAAGTTCCAGAGGTTCATCCAGATGCTGCGCAGTGCCAAGAAGagagatgtgctgcagctgctgaagagaGCACCTGAGGAGATGCT CCCCTTCGTGGTGGAGGCAGCGGTGGCTGCTCAGACAGTGCCAGCCTTGGCAGCTCTCTCAGACTTCCTGGATTTCAGCAAGGATCCCAGGTCCCTGCTGGAGACATTCCTCTATGCAGCAGCCTTCTCTCCCCGGCCTACAAAAGAGCTGCTTACTTTGGTGCTG GACAAGCTGGATGGGAAGCAGATGGCACCCGAGGTCCGGGACACAGGGATGGTGGCCCTGGGCTCTCTGGTCAGAAAgatgtgccagcagcagctgtgtgggcTGCAG GAGGTGGAGCACAGCATGGAAACCATCCTCACTGGGCTGAGAAGTGCTGAGAAGGAGCATGAAACAGTCACCCACCTGCTGGCCCTGGGGAATGCACAGCTCCCCAACACCATCCCCACCCTCCTGGAGCATGCAGAGAAAGGTCCCACCGCTgtggcagctgcagccatcagcGCCCTGCGGCATTTCCCTGCCCAGCACATCACAAGCGAG GTGAAAAAAGCAATGAGGAGGATCTTCCATGAGAAGAGGAAGAGCTATGAGAAAACGTGCCGCTTGGCTGCTGCAGAAATCCTCTTGGATAACACACCCTTGCCCATGGATGTCATCAACATCCTGCTGGCCACTCACCagctggaaacagaagcagcaacatTCCTGTTGCTGAAggtgcagagcagcctgcatgCCAACCACCACCCAGCAAG GAAGATAATGAATGACATCATGAGAGACCCTCGGATAAACAACTACAACCACTTCTCAAAAGCTggcatctcctcctccttctcagGACCTCTGACAG TCACCAAGGAATTGCTCTCCACTTTCGGGCTGGACCTGCTGTTTTTGGAGGGTGGATTACTAAGAAAGAGCGTCTCCGACTTCTCACTGCTCAGCCATGACTGGCATCTTCGTGCTGCTCAG GTCACTATAGAAGCACAAGGGATAGAGTCTATGCTGGGAGAAAACATGTTGGAAGGGGAAGAGGGGCCAGAGCTCATGGCTGGGATGTCTGCCATCTTCTTCGATGTCCAGTTGCGGCCAGTCATCTTCTTCCAGGGATATACAGACTTAATGGCCAAGGTTTTGCTGAGCACTGGGGAACCCACAAGCGTGGTCAAAGGGAACCTCCTTCTGATGGACCATCACCAG GTCATCCCTCTGCAGTCTGGTCTCCAGGCAGTGATCAAACTCCAAGGTGGACTTGGGCTTGATATCTCAGCCAACATGGATGTGAACATCTGGGAGCAGGAACTGAAGACCAGCATCAATACCAG GGGAAGCATCACCATTGATTTCCAGGCAGAATTGGATGCTCCTTTCCTCCAAACCACCCTGAGGAGCCAGTCAGAGGCAGAGACCTCAATCTACTTTGACACCAACCTGAGGTTTTCCAGTAGCCCTGTGCTCATGTGCCTGCAGCTGAGGGAGGAGCAGGTGCCCTATAG AGAGATCTTCACCATCTCCACATCTGCTGGGAACCAGAGCAGCACTATTCGAAAAGGCCGTCAGGGCACCTTGCCTGCCCGGGAGTTTGCCCTGCACCAGGCCAACTCAGAGATGTGCCACCTGTTGCTGACAGCAGAGGAGGGAGCGTAG
- the LOC140254050 gene encoding steroidogenic acute regulatory protein, mitochondrial-like yields the protein MPSWNPSLSRVEVLQRPGKDTLVTHEVTAASPVGRRDFVCTRHRSRTRAAIYLVGTTAHLEQPPAPQGCVRAETRLSCIVLQPLPGDQSCTRVTWLLSMDLKGWIPTSVTNHVLPQCQAEFIGHLRQHLSATTCP from the exons ATGCCCAGCTGGAACCCCAGCCTCAGCCGCGTGGAG GTGCTCCAACGCCCAGGCAAGGACACGCTGGTGACGCATGAGGTGACGGCTGCCAGCCCAGTGGGACGCAGGGACTTTGTGTGCACGCGGCACCGCAGCAGGACACGGGCAGCCATCTACCTGGTGGGCACCACTGCTCACCTTGAGCAGCCACCCGCACCACAAGGCTGTGTCAG GGCCGAGACACGGCTGAGCTGTAttgtgctgcagccactgccaggTGACCAGAGCTGCACACGTGTCACGTGGCTGCTCAGCATGGACCTGAAG ggctggatcCCCACCTCAGTCACCAACCACGTCCTGCCACAGTGCCAGGCTGAGTTCATCGGGCACCTCCGCCAGCACCTCTCTGCCACCACCTGTCCCTGA